In a genomic window of Streptomyces katrae:
- the nuoK gene encoding NADH-quinone oxidoreductase subunit NuoK produces the protein MNPVNYLYLAALLFTIGAAGVLIRRNAIVLFMCVELMLNACNLAFVAFSRMHGNLDGQIIAFFTMVVAAAEVVVGLAIIVSLFRTRHSASVDDASLMKL, from the coding sequence GTGAATCCGGTCAACTACCTGTACCTGGCCGCCCTGCTGTTCACCATCGGCGCGGCCGGCGTCCTCATCCGGCGCAACGCCATCGTGCTGTTCATGTGCGTCGAGCTGATGCTCAACGCCTGCAACCTCGCGTTCGTGGCCTTCTCCCGGATGCACGGCAACCTCGACGGCCAGATCATCGCGTTCTTCACGATGGTCGTCGCCGCCGCGGAGGTCGTGGTGGGCCTCGCGATCATCGTGTCGCTGTTCCGTACCCGCCACTCGGCCTCGGTCGACGACGCCAGCCTGATGAAGCTGTAA